From the genome of Roseiconus lacunae, one region includes:
- a CDS encoding bifunctional GNAT family N-acetyltransferase/carbon-nitrogen hydrolase family protein: MNQTIDLNEYETQLVVRPMKIDDFERLVEMQRKCFPAMQPWGRDQIESQLERFPEGQVVVEIDGVVVASSSSLRLNYDDHQEWHDWKKSADGGYIRNHQPDGDVLYGIEIMVDPDYRGMRLSRRLYDARKEYCVVHNIRRMIVGGRLPGYHKHADAMKASEYVDRVMNKAIYDPVLTAQIANGFSLQGLIPNYLPSDVESCGYATYLEWRNLDFMPKSKRTLRRIVDSVRIGAVQYEMRAIDDFDDLAKQVKYFVDVAGDYKCDFVLFPELFSVQLLSTLPNMRPGEGARRLAEFTPQLLELLAELAVAYDVNLIGGSHLVVENERLFNVAYLCHRDGRIDKQYKLHITPAERRWWGVEPGDRLDVFDTDCGKISIQICYDVEFPELSRLAVQQGANLIFVPFNTDTRNGYLRVRHCAAARCIENEVYVAIAGCTGNLPFVENADIHYAQSSILTPCDVTFARDGIGAQANENIESVVIHDVDLELLRRHRVSGSVRNWNDRRTDLYEVIEKQPRG; encoded by the coding sequence ATGAATCAAACGATCGATTTAAACGAATACGAAACGCAGCTCGTCGTCCGGCCGATGAAAATTGACGACTTTGAAAGGCTCGTCGAAATGCAACGCAAGTGTTTTCCGGCCATGCAGCCGTGGGGACGTGATCAGATCGAAAGCCAATTGGAGCGGTTTCCTGAAGGCCAAGTGGTGGTCGAAATTGACGGCGTGGTCGTCGCTTCCTCGTCCAGCTTGCGGCTCAATTATGACGATCACCAAGAATGGCATGATTGGAAGAAGTCAGCCGATGGAGGGTATATTCGCAACCATCAGCCCGACGGTGATGTGCTCTATGGGATCGAAATCATGGTCGATCCGGACTACCGAGGGATGCGATTGTCACGCCGTTTGTACGACGCCCGCAAAGAATACTGCGTCGTCCATAACATTCGCCGCATGATCGTCGGCGGACGCCTGCCGGGGTACCACAAACATGCCGACGCGATGAAAGCGAGTGAGTACGTGGATCGGGTGATGAATAAAGCGATTTATGATCCTGTGCTGACCGCACAAATCGCCAACGGGTTTTCTCTGCAAGGCTTGATCCCGAACTACCTGCCATCGGATGTCGAAAGCTGTGGCTATGCGACCTATTTGGAATGGCGAAATCTAGATTTTATGCCTAAGTCCAAACGGACCCTGCGGCGTATCGTTGACTCCGTGCGTATCGGAGCAGTGCAGTACGAGATGCGCGCGATCGATGACTTCGACGACCTGGCCAAACAAGTGAAGTACTTTGTCGATGTCGCCGGCGACTACAAGTGCGACTTTGTGCTTTTTCCAGAGTTGTTCTCAGTCCAACTCTTGTCAACGTTGCCCAACATGCGACCCGGCGAGGGGGCACGTCGCTTGGCCGAGTTCACGCCCCAGCTGCTCGAATTGCTCGCCGAACTTGCGGTCGCGTATGACGTAAACTTGATCGGCGGATCACATCTGGTGGTCGAGAACGAGCGTCTGTTCAATGTCGCGTATCTCTGCCATCGAGACGGCCGGATCGACAAGCAATACAAGCTGCATATTACGCCCGCCGAGCGTCGTTGGTGGGGCGTGGAGCCAGGCGATCGATTGGACGTCTTTGATACCGATTGCGGAAAAATCTCGATCCAAATTTGTTATGACGTCGAATTTCCCGAACTCAGTCGACTCGCCGTTCAGCAGGGGGCCAATCTGATTTTCGTGCCGTTCAACACCGACACGCGAAACGGGTACCTTCGGGTTCGCCACTGCGCGGCGGCGCGGTGTATTGAAAACGAAGTTTACGTGGCGATCGCCGGATGCACGGGCAATCTACCATTCGTCGAAAATGCTGACATCCACTATGCCCAATCATCCATTCTGACCCCTTGCGACGTCACGTTCGCTCGTGATGGAATCGGCGCCCAGGCGAACGAGAACATTGAATCGGTGGTGATTCACGACGTCGACTTGGAATTGTTGCGGCGGCACCGAGTCAGCGGATCGGTGCGAAACTGGAATGATCGTCGAACGGATCTTTACGAAGTCATTGAAAAACAGCCGCGCGGATAA
- a CDS encoding peptidase M42: protein MHDFYSLLRQLVREPAVVGLEDGFFQIVRRELEDLSISVTQYMGVLVATGANPERGYISAHVDRNGLLCTGPNEFQYAAFIAGNRGELNGDSISEQFMDTIAGRFRGARVQAHSPRSGAYLGQAEILDASICSRRRNLIFKLDGLEYLQPGTPISFVDRLEVTEATIAAQLDNVVSVAMAIDLFRRGYQGTAFFTAGEEGGRSWRYLAEWFQRSDRSTDRLLVLDTSPFPDLDEVGKQDVVLRWKDANGAFNRSLTQSIADRCKQLGIRFCFKDAYIEQLNRSREKPLSLGRTELGRVISALGNSVQGTTIQLPTTAYHTQSETANRTAVDSMIRLLEDLLID from the coding sequence TTGCACGACTTTTATTCATTGCTACGTCAACTCGTCCGCGAGCCGGCCGTGGTTGGTCTGGAAGACGGTTTCTTCCAAATCGTTCGTCGTGAACTCGAAGACCTTTCGATTTCCGTCACTCAGTACATGGGAGTGTTAGTTGCCACCGGGGCCAACCCAGAACGTGGGTATATCTCGGCGCACGTTGATCGCAACGGATTGCTGTGTACGGGACCGAATGAGTTTCAATACGCCGCATTTATCGCAGGAAATCGCGGCGAATTGAACGGTGATTCTATCTCCGAACAGTTTATGGACACGATCGCCGGGCGCTTTCGCGGTGCTCGCGTTCAGGCTCATTCGCCACGCTCGGGAGCCTACCTAGGGCAGGCGGAAATTCTTGATGCGTCGATTTGCTCACGGCGGCGAAACTTGATCTTCAAGCTCGACGGGTTGGAATACCTTCAGCCCGGCACGCCAATTTCCTTCGTGGATCGACTAGAAGTCACCGAGGCAACGATCGCGGCGCAGCTTGACAATGTGGTCAGCGTAGCAATGGCGATCGACTTGTTCCGGCGTGGCTATCAGGGCACCGCGTTTTTCACGGCAGGCGAAGAAGGCGGCCGCAGCTGGCGGTACTTAGCAGAATGGTTTCAGCGATCAGATCGTTCCACCGATCGATTGTTGGTGCTCGATACCAGCCCCTTCCCGGACTTGGATGAAGTCGGCAAGCAAGACGTGGTTCTGCGTTGGAAAGACGCCAACGGTGCGTTCAATCGATCGCTGACGCAGTCCATCGCCGATCGATGTAAACAGCTTGGCATACGATTCTGTTTCAAAGATGCTTACATCGAACAGCTCAATCGCAGTCGCGAGAAACCACTTTCGCTTGGTCGCACCGAACTCGGACGTGTGATCAGTGCACTGGGGAATTCCGTTCAGGGAACGACTATCCAGCTGCCGACCACCGCCTATCACACTCAATCAGAAACGGCCAATCGCACGGCGGTCGATTCCATGATCCGCCTACTCGAAGATCTACTGATCGACTAA
- a CDS encoding sigma-54-dependent transcriptional regulator, producing MTPSTLLVIDDDPLILQCMQLCLPEPEYRVLTANTAERGIEVFTRQHPDAVLCDIQLPDRSGLAVASQLRELDRRTPVILITGQGTAETAITAMSNGAFDYVTKPFDPDEILPLIDSALETGRMAKRPAVLPGESKLSAHPSSHHTGAVDTILGQCPSMVEVFRSIGRVASRDVAVLILGETGTGKEVVARAIYQHSSRHDQIFHAINCAAIPETLLESELFGHEKGAFTGADQRRIGKFEVCDKGTLFLDEIGDMSPVMQTKLLRVLQEKEFERVGGSKPIKTDVRILAATHRNLQTAIADGAFRSDLYYRLNEFTIHLPALRDRGSDLPQMIDYFFESFARQLGKDFLAVAPETLRLLLEHDWPGNVRELQGTIKQTLLKASGAVIVPTFLPANFRSAERRTAATPGAASAWQDQLRSDIESKLQSGSMTISDDIHNEVDRILVTQALQACGGNLSETSLRLGISRPTLRSRMRQLGLGERPDDK from the coding sequence ATGACCCCATCAACGCTTCTCGTCATCGACGACGACCCACTGATTCTTCAGTGCATGCAGCTCTGCCTGCCCGAGCCGGAGTATCGAGTCCTAACGGCCAATACCGCCGAACGAGGCATCGAGGTTTTCACTCGACAGCACCCCGATGCGGTGCTGTGTGACATCCAACTGCCCGACCGCAGTGGACTTGCCGTCGCGAGTCAACTTCGTGAGCTTGATCGCCGCACCCCCGTCATTTTGATCACAGGACAGGGGACCGCAGAAACCGCGATCACGGCGATGAGCAATGGCGCGTTTGACTATGTCACCAAACCGTTCGATCCCGATGAGATCTTACCGCTGATTGATTCTGCGCTCGAAACTGGCCGGATGGCTAAACGCCCGGCGGTCTTGCCAGGCGAGTCCAAACTATCGGCGCATCCATCGAGTCATCATACCGGAGCGGTGGACACGATCCTGGGGCAGTGTCCTTCGATGGTCGAAGTCTTTCGTTCCATCGGACGGGTCGCGTCGCGAGACGTTGCCGTATTGATTCTTGGCGAGACCGGAACGGGTAAAGAAGTCGTCGCCCGCGCGATCTACCAACATAGCTCGAGACACGATCAGATTTTCCATGCGATCAACTGTGCCGCGATTCCCGAAACGCTACTTGAAAGCGAGTTATTTGGTCACGAAAAAGGCGCGTTCACCGGCGCAGATCAACGACGGATCGGTAAGTTCGAGGTCTGCGATAAAGGGACGCTGTTCCTAGACGAGATCGGTGATATGTCACCGGTGATGCAAACCAAGCTACTCCGGGTACTGCAAGAAAAAGAGTTCGAACGTGTGGGGGGTTCCAAACCGATCAAAACCGATGTTCGGATTTTGGCGGCGACGCATCGTAACTTGCAAACGGCGATCGCCGACGGCGCCTTTCGCAGCGACCTGTACTATCGATTGAACGAATTCACCATCCACTTGCCGGCGTTGCGTGACCGCGGAAGCGATTTGCCGCAGATGATCGACTACTTCTTTGAGAGCTTCGCGCGGCAACTGGGCAAAGATTTTTTAGCGGTCGCACCGGAAACGTTACGACTATTGCTCGAACATGATTGGCCGGGAAACGTTCGCGAGCTTCAAGGAACGATCAAGCAGACGTTACTGAAAGCTAGTGGTGCCGTGATCGTCCCCACGTTTCTACCGGCAAACTTTCGGTCTGCCGAACGTCGAACGGCCGCAACCCCAGGGGCGGCGTCTGCGTGGCAGGATCAGTTGCGATCGGACATTGAATCGAAACTTCAATCCGGTTCGATGACGATTAGCGACGACATCCACAACGAAGTCGACCGAATTTTGGTCACCCAAGCACTCCAAGCCTGCGGGGGTAACCTAAGCGAAACGAGCCTTCGTCTGGGGATCAGTCGCCCCACGCTGCGGTCTCGGATGCGTCAACTCGGGCTGGGGGAAAGACCGGACGACAAATAG
- a CDS encoding ArsR/SmtB family transcription factor, giving the protein MDRDLREDERCAAYLKAVADPLRLRVLRALQVGPLSVSDLAELLEQEVGTVSHHLRVLYHAKIVRTRREGKFIYYSLSEEILRSDDQSRESVFDFGCCRLDVSE; this is encoded by the coding sequence ATGGACCGCGATTTGCGTGAAGACGAGCGATGTGCGGCTTACCTCAAGGCAGTCGCCGACCCATTGCGTCTGCGAGTGCTGAGGGCGCTGCAGGTAGGCCCGCTCAGCGTTTCCGATCTCGCCGAATTGCTCGAGCAGGAAGTCGGCACGGTGTCACATCACCTGCGGGTGCTTTACCACGCCAAGATCGTGCGAACGCGGCGAGAAGGTAAATTTATCTATTACTCGCTCAGCGAAGAGATCTTGCGATCGGACGATCAATCCAGGGAATCCGTGTTCGATTTCGGTTGCTGCCGACTGGATGTCAGCGAATGA
- a CDS encoding two-component system sensor histidine kinase NtrB — translation MIQSLLIVGPMIIAGLTGIVLALVRCEDVVAPQNNAVRAEPADVEEQPPTGLIDRRRQRLESLGTLASGIAHDLNNLLTPILMSCRMLQRDQASVNRAALLETIEQAATRGASLIAQLLTFARGGKGERVDQDLAPVLHDLATILNRTIPEQIELEMDVPSNLPLVCADETEISQMVMNLAINARDSMSDGGTLRISAKTIRIAETKPCSFTRLPPGDYIRLSVTDTGCGISTEVKDRIFDPFFSTKSRGQGTGLGLSTSLGIIKSHQGGVEVDSILGEGTQVRVYLPISTNATQQISPIEFE, via the coding sequence GTGATTCAAAGCCTGCTGATTGTCGGGCCAATGATTATCGCGGGTCTGACGGGAATCGTCCTAGCCTTGGTTCGTTGCGAGGACGTCGTTGCCCCGCAAAACAATGCCGTCCGGGCTGAGCCTGCGGACGTCGAGGAGCAACCGCCCACCGGGCTGATTGACCGACGTCGCCAAAGACTCGAATCGTTGGGAACCCTTGCGAGTGGAATCGCGCATGACCTGAACAACCTGCTGACGCCAATCCTGATGAGTTGCCGAATGCTTCAGCGGGATCAGGCATCGGTGAATCGAGCGGCTTTATTGGAAACGATAGAGCAAGCCGCGACCCGTGGAGCAAGTTTGATTGCACAATTGCTGACGTTTGCGCGAGGCGGGAAGGGCGAACGAGTCGACCAGGATCTCGCACCGGTATTGCATGACTTGGCGACGATCCTAAACCGTACCATCCCCGAACAGATTGAACTGGAGATGGACGTGCCATCGAATCTGCCACTGGTTTGCGCCGATGAAACTGAGATCAGTCAGATGGTGATGAACCTTGCGATCAATGCGCGAGATTCGATGTCCGATGGCGGTACGTTGCGAATCTCTGCTAAAACGATTCGGATCGCGGAAACGAAACCGTGTTCCTTCACACGACTCCCACCGGGCGACTACATTCGGCTTTCAGTGACGGACACTGGCTGTGGAATATCGACTGAGGTTAAAGACCGAATTTTCGACCCCTTTTTTTCCACAAAGTCACGTGGGCAAGGCACCGGCCTGGGTCTTTCGACATCACTGGGAATCATCAAAAGTCATCAGGGCGGCGTGGAGGTCGACTCGATCCTCGGCGAGGGCACCCAAGTGCGTGTCTACCTGCCGATCAGCACGAACGCGACGCAGCAGATCAGTCCCATAGAATTCGAATGA
- the mgtE gene encoding magnesium transporter, translating to MNDVVTDPITENDRPWEEVVRVANEGSVEELSELLDSMSVAEQAYVFSHMEDDAEAVVLRRLPAEDAADLIGHFNESEAARMIQLLESQAAATILQEMPIDEQADVIGDLPEKEAEAILQELPQQNADNVRELTAYPDNVAGGMMVVEMLRFRSEMTVAEVIDEINRGAEHYTDLDVRYAYVCDDEGRLVGVLPMQNLLFVKRYRKLGEIMIKDPLSVRTTAPLEELAEFFESHVYLGVPVVDDDGVLKGVLHREAVQYEEVRAAENDYLKSQGIVGGEELRTMPVWLRSRRRLSWLSINIFLNLGAAAVIAYFQETLESVIALAVFLPIISDMSGCSGNQAVAVSMRELSLGIIRPTEFFRVWWKEFTVGLINGSVLGGLIAVVAVLFDGNPYLGVVVGVALCLNTLIAVSIGGVVPLLLKRFGFDPAVASGPLLTTVTDMCGFFLVLGLATVMLSRLT from the coding sequence ATGAACGATGTTGTTACCGACCCAATCACTGAAAACGACCGCCCCTGGGAAGAAGTCGTCCGGGTCGCCAACGAAGGTTCGGTCGAGGAATTGTCTGAGTTGCTCGATTCGATGTCGGTTGCCGAGCAAGCGTATGTGTTTTCACACATGGAGGACGACGCCGAAGCGGTCGTGCTTCGTCGTCTACCTGCAGAAGACGCCGCGGATTTGATCGGCCACTTCAATGAAAGTGAAGCGGCACGGATGATCCAGCTCTTGGAGTCGCAGGCCGCCGCGACGATCTTGCAGGAGATGCCGATTGACGAACAGGCGGACGTCATCGGCGACTTGCCAGAGAAAGAGGCCGAGGCCATTCTGCAGGAACTTCCCCAGCAGAATGCCGACAATGTTCGCGAATTGACGGCATACCCGGATAATGTTGCCGGCGGCATGATGGTGGTGGAGATGCTTCGATTTCGAAGCGAAATGACGGTTGCCGAAGTCATCGACGAAATCAACCGTGGAGCCGAGCACTACACCGATTTGGACGTGCGGTACGCCTATGTCTGTGACGATGAAGGCCGTTTGGTCGGTGTCTTGCCGATGCAAAACCTATTGTTTGTCAAACGGTATCGAAAGCTTGGCGAGATCATGATCAAGGATCCGCTTTCAGTCCGGACGACGGCGCCGCTGGAGGAACTGGCGGAGTTTTTTGAAAGCCACGTGTATTTGGGCGTACCGGTTGTTGATGACGACGGCGTTTTAAAAGGCGTGTTGCACCGAGAAGCCGTTCAATACGAAGAGGTTCGCGCGGCAGAAAACGATTACCTAAAAAGTCAGGGGATCGTCGGAGGAGAAGAATTACGGACGATGCCGGTTTGGCTTCGATCGCGTCGACGGCTCAGTTGGTTGAGCATCAATATCTTTCTGAATCTCGGTGCCGCCGCAGTCATCGCTTACTTTCAAGAAACACTGGAAAGCGTGATCGCGCTGGCTGTGTTTTTGCCCATCATCAGCGACATGAGCGGTTGCAGTGGCAACCAGGCCGTCGCCGTCAGCATGCGCGAGCTTTCACTGGGGATCATTCGTCCGACGGAGTTCTTCCGAGTTTGGTGGAAGGAATTCACCGTCGGACTGATCAATGGATCGGTCCTCGGTGGACTGATCGCGGTGGTGGCGGTGTTGTTTGATGGCAACCCTTACCTTGGAGTCGTCGTCGGTGTGGCGCTTTGTCTGAACACGTTGATCGCGGTTTCTATCGGTGGCGTGGTACCGCTGCTCTTGAAGCGATTTGGATTTGATCCGGCGGTTGCCAGTGGTCCCTTGCTGACCACGGTGACCGACATGTGTGGCTTTTTTCTTGTGCTCGGTTTGGCGACGGTGATGTTGTCGCGTTTGACATAG
- a CDS encoding RimK family protein gives MKTLIVLQPEDDWITESWLRDQTETRVVSPGEYLSESIEGLPRSIRVCNLCRSYRYQSTGYYVSLLAEARGHRAYPDVLTIGDISLSRSVRMVPPSLEAIIEKALSPLTSDEFVLSVYFGENLAKRYQRLARAIQSQFNAPLIRCCFKRRKRWRIQSVSAISIADVPENHREFVAEVARQHLGRGSVSRPSYRPPRYDLAILQNPDEGDLAPSCPKALRQFVKVAEDESVRAELITAADAGRLFEFDALLIRETTSVNHHTYRMARRAEAAGMVVIDDPTSILRCSNKVYLAELLSRAKIPAPPTMILQRGDEQFERQLPELPCVIKRPDSAFSQGVAKAENESQLRLLLENYFEDSELLIAQPFLPTDFDWRIGLIDGEPLFACKYHMARGHWQIAKHSADSKTPRFGKCETMPVESAPKKCVALAKKASELIGRGFYGVDIKQSGDQFYVIEVNDNPNLDAGVEDKVLGREVYRRIIRTLIRRIENSRRLEP, from the coding sequence GTGAAAACGCTGATTGTACTGCAGCCAGAAGACGATTGGATTACCGAGTCTTGGTTGCGAGATCAAACGGAGACGCGTGTCGTTTCGCCTGGGGAGTATTTGAGTGAATCAATCGAGGGGTTACCGCGTTCGATTCGAGTCTGCAATCTTTGTCGTTCCTATCGCTATCAATCGACAGGCTACTACGTTTCGTTGTTGGCCGAAGCTCGTGGGCACCGCGCGTATCCAGATGTCTTGACGATCGGCGACATTTCGCTTTCTCGAAGCGTCCGAATGGTACCGCCATCGCTCGAAGCCATCATCGAAAAGGCGTTATCGCCGCTGACGTCAGATGAGTTTGTGTTGAGCGTCTATTTCGGTGAGAACTTGGCCAAGCGCTATCAGCGATTGGCACGAGCGATCCAGTCGCAATTCAACGCGCCCCTGATTCGATGCTGTTTCAAGCGGCGAAAGCGTTGGCGAATTCAAAGCGTATCGGCTATCTCAATCGCGGACGTTCCTGAAAACCACCGCGAGTTTGTTGCCGAGGTCGCACGTCAACATCTTGGGCGAGGTTCGGTCAGTCGTCCGAGTTACCGTCCGCCGCGGTATGACCTCGCCATCTTGCAAAATCCCGATGAAGGTGACCTGGCTCCCTCCTGTCCGAAAGCACTGCGTCAGTTCGTCAAAGTGGCTGAAGATGAAAGTGTGCGAGCGGAGTTGATCACCGCCGCTGACGCAGGACGCCTGTTCGAGTTTGATGCGTTGCTGATTCGAGAGACAACATCGGTCAATCATCACACCTATCGGATGGCTCGGCGTGCCGAGGCCGCGGGTATGGTCGTGATCGATGACCCGACGTCGATTCTTAGATGTAGTAACAAAGTCTATTTAGCAGAATTGTTGTCGCGGGCGAAAATCCCAGCGCCGCCGACGATGATATTGCAGCGTGGTGACGAGCAATTCGAGCGGCAGCTTCCTGAGTTGCCCTGTGTGATCAAGCGACCCGACAGTGCGTTTTCCCAAGGCGTCGCGAAAGCGGAAAATGAGTCACAACTGCGTCTTCTCTTGGAGAACTACTTCGAAGACTCGGAGTTGTTGATTGCTCAGCCATTTCTGCCGACAGACTTCGATTGGCGGATCGGACTGATCGATGGCGAACCACTGTTCGCATGTAAGTACCACATGGCCCGCGGTCACTGGCAAATCGCAAAACATTCGGCAGATTCCAAAACGCCTCGGTTCGGAAAATGTGAAACCATGCCGGTTGAATCTGCTCCGAAAAAATGTGTCGCGCTGGCAAAGAAGGCGTCGGAGTTAATCGGCCGTGGCTTCTATGGTGTCGATATCAAACAGAGCGGTGACCAGTTCTATGTGATCGAAGTCAACGACAATCCTAACCTCGATGCCGGAGTCGAAGACAAGGTGTTAGGCCGGGAAGTCTATCGCCGGATCATTCGCACATTGATCCGGCGAATCGAGAACTCAAGGCGGCTTGAGCCCTAG
- a CDS encoding cysteine peptidase family C39 domain-containing protein: MSVSIPIEIFAQPNETACGPSCLDAVYRYWDIPVIGLHPLDSVKQLESGGTLAVQLAIDALQRGMATTITTFNLQLFDPTWFRDQEDSHFADFLIDKLERQFARKANDGCYDLHRFECSTEAYIDYLRLGGRVQMRPLSERLIEAPISKGWPILCGLSATYLYQEAREREGSDSSWRYKSDDVGGYPAGHFVVLCGFDATTAQVQIADPLHDNPLSDCHYYHAPFRQLAAAILLGIVTFDANLLVIVPEGDRL; the protein is encoded by the coding sequence GTGTCCGTTTCGATCCCGATTGAAATTTTTGCCCAGCCGAATGAGACGGCCTGTGGACCGAGTTGTCTCGATGCAGTCTACCGCTACTGGGATATTCCCGTCATCGGTTTACACCCGTTGGATTCCGTCAAGCAGCTCGAATCAGGTGGAACCTTGGCGGTTCAGCTTGCCATCGATGCGCTCCAACGCGGCATGGCCACGACGATTACCACATTCAACTTGCAGCTTTTTGATCCGACGTGGTTTCGTGACCAAGAGGACTCGCACTTTGCGGACTTCTTGATTGACAAACTGGAGCGACAGTTCGCGCGCAAGGCAAACGACGGTTGTTACGATCTGCATCGCTTCGAATGTTCGACCGAAGCGTACATCGACTACCTCCGACTCGGGGGACGTGTTCAGATGCGACCGCTGAGCGAACGATTGATTGAAGCCCCTATCTCCAAAGGCTGGCCGATCCTCTGTGGTTTGAGCGCCACGTATCTGTATCAAGAAGCCCGGGAACGCGAAGGTAGCGACTCTTCATGGCGATACAAAAGCGACGACGTCGGCGGCTACCCGGCGGGCCACTTCGTGGTGCTTTGCGGATTTGACGCGACGACTGCCCAAGTGCAAATTGCGGATCCGCTGCACGATAACCCCCTGTCGGACTGTCACTACTATCATGCGCCGTTCCGGCAACTTGCCGCCGCGATTTTGCTTGGGATCGTAACTTTTGATGCCAACTTGTTGGTGATTGTGCCGGAAGGGGATCGCTTGTGA
- a CDS encoding carboxylate-amine ligase, with product MPRSLFEAYGIELEYMLVDPTTLAVRSVADCFLSQLSANVGAPLSDVTCRDLTWSNELARHVIELKVSEPTADLVGLAERFQNAIVDAQASLQSCGAALLPTAMHPTMKPQDEVQLWPHEGVDVYQQFDAVFDCRSHGWGNVQSVHLNLPFQGDREFAALHAAIRLLLPVLPGLAASSPVADGTESRSASTRLVYYVTHCDVVPCLIGDVIPDPMTTQEEYNHRVFEPIARESQRRNWQDWMKPEFLNARGAIARFDRGSIEIRLMDVQEHPRADVAICAAVIAVLRRLVDQRWRSVSEQNSLDTRSLRLLLDQSILDGEDAIIRWPEYLACFGIEDSAVTMSEFWNRLLADAKSEDHALERLYDPLDVILREGTLSKRIRRSLHASQVDSVSLANRIDWVYRRLAHCLQSGHSFLVP from the coding sequence ATGCCACGATCGCTTTTTGAAGCCTATGGAATCGAGCTGGAGTACATGCTTGTTGACCCGACAACACTAGCGGTACGTTCGGTCGCCGACTGTTTCTTATCACAACTTTCTGCGAACGTCGGGGCACCCCTGAGCGACGTGACGTGTCGTGATCTAACGTGGTCGAACGAGTTGGCAAGACACGTCATCGAGCTAAAGGTATCCGAGCCAACGGCGGATCTCGTTGGACTTGCCGAACGATTTCAAAATGCGATTGTTGACGCACAGGCGAGCCTTCAAAGTTGCGGCGCGGCGCTGCTACCAACGGCAATGCACCCGACAATGAAACCGCAAGACGAAGTTCAGCTTTGGCCTCATGAAGGTGTTGACGTCTATCAACAGTTCGACGCCGTGTTCGACTGTCGGTCACATGGTTGGGGCAACGTGCAAAGCGTTCATCTGAATTTGCCTTTCCAAGGCGACCGGGAGTTCGCCGCTCTGCACGCAGCGATTCGGCTGTTGTTGCCGGTCCTACCCGGGTTGGCGGCCAGTTCTCCGGTCGCCGACGGCACGGAGTCTCGGAGCGCCTCGACTCGCTTGGTCTATTACGTTACGCACTGTGATGTTGTCCCTTGTTTGATCGGCGATGTGATTCCGGATCCGATGACCACCCAAGAGGAATACAACCATCGTGTCTTTGAACCGATCGCCCGCGAATCTCAGCGACGAAACTGGCAGGACTGGATGAAACCGGAGTTTCTCAATGCGCGAGGGGCGATCGCCCGTTTCGACCGCGGATCGATCGAGATCCGCTTGATGGACGTCCAGGAGCACCCACGTGCTGACGTAGCGATCTGTGCTGCCGTCATCGCGGTGTTACGTCGCTTGGTCGATCAGCGATGGCGATCGGTCTCCGAGCAGAACAGCCTCGACACACGATCACTGCGTCTGCTACTCGATCAAAGCATCCTGGACGGCGAAGACGCGATCATCCGGTGGCCCGAATACCTCGCCTGTTTCGGAATCGAGGACTCGGCAGTAACGATGTCAGAATTCTGGAATCGACTGTTGGCCGACGCAAAAAGCGAAGACCACGCTCTCGAACGTTTGTATGACCCGTTGGACGTCATCCTACGCGAAGGCACGTTATCAAAGCGGATCCGCCGATCATTGCATGCCAGTCAAGTCGATTCGGTTAGCTTGGCCAATCGGATAGATTGGGTGTATCGGCGACTGGCACATTGTCTTCAGTCCGGTCACTCGTTTCTCGTTCCTTGA